The candidate division KSB1 bacterium DNA window CCGCAATCCGGCGGCGCAGCCTGCGATAGGCGGCCGCGCTGGAAAAATCATAACCCGCTGCAAACAAATGGCAGGTATCCAAACAAATGCCCACCCGCCGGCCGGCCAGCGCCAAACCCATTGCCAGTTCCTCCAGGGTGCTGCCGAGATAACTGCCCTGGCCGGCGGTGTTTTCCAACAACAGCCGCACGCGGCGGGTGGCACTGCGGTCGAAGGCCTCGCTGACCGCGGCGGCCACGCGCTGCCAGCCGGCCTCCCGGCCGCGACCCTTGTGCGCGCCCGGATGTACCACGACGAATGCAATGCCCAGACGCTCCGCCCGTGCCAGCTCGTCGGCGAGCGTGCGAATGGATTTTTGCCAAAGCCCGGCTTCGGGCGCCGCGAGGTTGATGAGATAGCTCGCGTGAGTGCACAGCGCACGCAACCCGGCAGCTTTTACCGCCTGGCAGAAACCGGCGGCTTGCGCCGCGCCCAGGGGCCGGGCACGCCATTGTCTTTGATTGCGTGAGAAGATTTGCAACGCCTCCCCGCCAATTGCGCGGGCACGCGCCGGCGCCAAGGACAGACCGCCGGCAATGGAAAGGTGGGCCCCGAGGATCATGCGGTGGAATCGTCCGGCCGCCGGCGGGCCTCGGCCTCCGGGAGGTCCGTGCGCTCGCGGTAGTCTGCAAGATGCAGCAGGTGCACCAGACGCTCGAAGCCGGCCAGCCGGCGGCGCAGGGTGAAATTGGCGCGTTGCTTCAAATAACTGGTGAACAGCAACACGAAAAAGCTGAGACAAAACAGCAGGAACCATCCCAGCACGGCGGCAATCGTTTCACCGGTGGGCTGGTGCAACAGCGCCTTGCTGGAATCAAACAAAGTGCTGAAGCAGGCGATGCCCGCCAGCAGCGCCAGCGCCTGCACCAGCCAGCGCAGGTTGAGTTTGATCATTGCCGGATCCCGACAGCAACGCTGGTTGAGGATGATACCGTCAATGCCCGTGGGCTTCCAAATACTTTTCCACGTCCATTGCCGCCTGGCAGCCCA harbors:
- a CDS encoding deoxyribonuclease IV — its product is MILGAHLSIAGGLSLAPARARAIGGEALQIFSRNQRQWRARPLGAAQAAGFCQAVKAAGLRALCTHASYLINLAAPEAGLWQKSIRTLADELARAERLGIAFVVVHPGAHKGRGREAGWQRVAAAVSEAFDRSATRRVRLLLENTAGQGSYLGSTLEELAMGLALAGRRVGICLDTCHLFAAGYDFSSAAAYRRLRRRIAATVGLSRVQVLHLNDSAKPPGSHLDQHAGIGRGLIGAAAFAFWVNDPAWANTPGILETPGGERNYRREVRLLRAMNTAAGTVPAANP